From the genome of Miscanthus floridulus cultivar M001 chromosome 10, ASM1932011v1, whole genome shotgun sequence, one region includes:
- the LOC136485941 gene encoding exocyst complex component EXO70H1-like produces MPRTFSSPSRSPPRQRHALPPPPRHRRTLSSTLVEESVAAAAALVKTWHPDVSCSLFLHDATGQAEEAQGFLRAAAELHRAMLFFAADTTNPSSQSGHGLVQAQELLQTAMRRLQLELQFLLDKHDESEQQAAGASAAGPSSIRAVAKAMMAAGYGKECISTFKSHRRTALATKLQRLLGFSPPTASGSSRNSSSSSLLFHKLTWEQIDGNIIPSWIATATVAFNSLFTGEKDLCDTVFARDPAVREAVFAAIVNDQATSLLGIAEAAVARARRAPERLFRVLDVHDALTEVLPALLSVFGDNSEVATRAAVVVTKVGEAARGTLSSFEAAIQKEPSKATTAGGAVHPLTRYVMNYLVFLADYQEGLALIYEQADAEGADYTSSVSGNVSPEHYALSTTSSPSSSMSSSSFHSYSPIHRLVSVLLGKLDAKAGCYREVALSYLFLANNTKYVANKVAGSGRLQGVLGEEWAEAQGAKARAHVDVFVRAAWGKVMAAISSVPQEPEVVEAAVLEAVGMQDQWVAADEEMGGALRAAATAAAVPKYRMFYRRYGAAVRLTPGDVVTMIAALFGGTISTPWHPSRCSTISRIQIQTQTQGDRGSCSPEREIISMYNCT; encoded by the coding sequence ATGCCTCGCACCTTCTCCTCCCCATCGCGCTCGCCGCCACGCCAACGCCATGCCCTCCCTCCTCCGCCGCGCCACCGTCGGACGCTCTCCTCCACGCTTGTCGAGGAGAGCgttgctgccgccgccgcgctcGTCAAAACGTGGCATCCCGACGTATCATGCTCCCTCTTCCTCCACGACGCCACCGGTCAAGCGGAGGAGGCCCAGGGCTTCCTGCGCGCCGCCGCCGAACTCCACCGAGCCATGCTCTTCTTCGCCGCCGACACCACCAACCCCAGCTCCCAGAGCGGCCACGGCCTCGTCCAGGCGCAGGAGCTGCTCCAGACCGCTATGCGCCGGCTCCAACTCGAGCTCCAGTTCCTGCTCGACAAGCACGACGAAAGCGAACAACAAGCGGCCGGCGCATCCGCTGCCGGTCCCAGCAGTATACGCGCGGTGGCTAAGGCCATGATGGCCGCCGGCTACGGCAAGGAGTGCATTTCCACCTTCAAGTCCCACCGTCGCACGGCTCTGGCCACCAAGCTGCAGCGTCTCCTCGGCTTCTCACCTCCAACTGCTAGTGGTAGCAGCAGaaactcgtcgtcgtcgtcgttgctctTCCACAAGCTCACCTGGGAGCAGATCGACGGCAACATCATACCGTCGTGGATCGCCACCGCCACCGTCGCCTTCAATTCCCTCTTCACCGGGGAGAAAGACCTCTGCGACACGGTCTTTGCCCGCGACCCGGCTGTTCGTGAGGCTGTGTTCGCGGCCATCGTCAACGACCAGGCCACGAGCCTCCTCGGCATCGCAGAGGCCGCGGTGGCAAGAGCAAGGCGCGCCCCGGAGCGCCTGTTCCGGGTGCTCGACGTCCACGACGCGCTCACCGAGGTGCTGCCGGCGCTCTTGTCCGTTTTTGGGGACAACTCCGAGGTCGCCACTAGGGCCGCCGTCGTGGTCACCAAGGTCGGCGAGGCTGCGCGCGGGACCCTGAGCAGCTTCGAGGCGGCAATCCAGAAGGAGCCGTCCAAGGCCACCACGGCCGGCGGCGCGGTGCACCCGCTGACCCGCTACGTGATGAACTACCTCGTCTTCCTCGCCGACTACCAGGAGGGCCTTGCTCTTATCTACGAGCAAGCTGATGCAGAAGGCGCAGACTACACCTCGTCAGTTTCTGGCAACGTTTCGCCGGAACATTATGCGCTGTCAACGACATCGTCTCCGTCGTCGagcatgtcgtcgtcgtcgtttcaCAGTTACAGCCCGATCCACCGGCTGGTGTCGGTTCTGCTGGGCAAGCTGGACGCCAAGGCCGGGTGCTACCGGGAGGTGGCGCTGAGCTACCTCTTCCTGGCGAACAACACCAAGTACGTGGCCAACAAGGTGGCCGGCAGCGGCAGGCTGCAGGGGGTCCTCGGGGAGGAGTGGGCAGAGGCGCAGGGCGCCAAGGCGCGGGCGCACGTGGATGTGTTCGTGCGCGCGGCGTGGGGCAAGGTGATGGCCGCCATCTCCTCCGTGCCGCAGGAGCCTGAGGTTGTGGAGGCGGCGGTGTTGGAAGCGGTGGGCATGCAGGATCAGTGGGTGGCGGCGGACGAGGAGATGGGCGGGGCGTTGAGGGCGgcggcgacagcggcggcggTGCCCAAGTACAGGATGTTCTACCGGCGGTATGGCGCTGCAGTGCGGCTGACGCCGGGCGACGTGGTCACCATGATCGCCGCACTCTTTGGCGGGACTATAAGCACTCCATGGCATCCGAGCCGCTGCAGCACCATCTCAAGGATCCAAATTCAAACACAAACCCAAGGAGACCGCGGCAGCTGTTCGCCTGAAAGAgaaatcatcagcatgtacaattgTACATAG